In Alligator mississippiensis isolate rAllMis1 chromosome 9, rAllMis1, whole genome shotgun sequence, the genomic stretch GAAACTGCGAAATATAAAAACAAGTGGGCTTATAAATATAAAAGCCCCCAAACCTGTATATAACAGTTACAAATAAAAAACACCAGCAACCTTAGACTTTGATGATCAGATTAATGTACCAAAGTTCAACAGATCTGGTACAGTAAAGCCATAGACGCAAAGGAAAGCCAGTCTTTAACGTTCGTTCCGAATCACACATAAAATGGCCTTCCCCTAGTCAAGAAGTTTCAACATATCTACGGCTACTCGCCAAGACCAACTAAGAGAAATCATAAGGTACAAAAACGTCGGCTCACCTGCAGCGCAGCCTGGTCCGCCTCACACATATTTGAGTCCTCAACCACCGGGGCAGGCTCCTTGCCCTGTCCCGCCGGCGGCCGAGCCAGGGTGCCGGCAGAGCTGGGCGGGCCGAAGCTCCACTGGCTCTTCCTGGAGCCGGCCGTGAGAGACACGTCCTGGGAGTAGGAGTGCAGGAAAGCGCGGACGCCGTCGATGCCCGCGAAGTGCGAGACGGGCACCCCGGCCAGGGCGCCGCCGGCCGAGCCCAGCAGCTGCGCCTGCCGCCAGCGGCGCAGCCGCAGGCCCAGCAGCACGATGAGGAAGGCGAGGAAGAGGCACGACACGGCGGCCACGGCCACCACCAGGTACAAGGTGAGGCTGGCCTGCGCCTCGGCCGCCGGCGCCGCCAGGCTGCCCAGGTCGGCCAGCAGCTCGGGGATGCTGTCGGCCACGGCCACCGTGAGCGTGACGCTGGCCGACAGCGGCGGCTGCCCGTTGTCCCGCACGCCCACCACCAGGCGGTGCTTGAGCGCGTCCCTGTCGCCCAGGGCGCGCGCCGTGCGGATCTCGCCCGTGTGCACGCCCAGCGCGAAGAGCCCCGGCTCGCTGGCCTTGAGCAGCTCGTACGACAGCCAGGCGTTCTGCCCCGCGTCCGCGTCCACCGCCACCACCTTGGTCACCAGGTAGCCCGGCTCGGCCGAGCGCGGCGCCAGCTCCACGCCCGTCGAGCCGTCGCGGGGCGCCGCCGGGTACAGGATCTCGGGCCGGTTGTCGTTCTGGTCCAGCACCAGCAGCGTGACCGAGGCGCTGCTGCGCAGCGGCGGCGACCCGCCGTCCCGCGCCTCCACGGCGAAGCGGATCTCGCGCACCTGCTCGTAGTCCAGGGCGCGCAGCGCATGCACCGCGCCGCTCTCCGCCTGCACCGACAGCCACGACGACAGCGGCGCGCCCTGCAGCTCGCCCTCCGCCAGCCAGTACGTCACCCGGGCGTTGTCGCCCCAGTCCGCGTCGGCCGCCCGCGCGCAGAACACCGAGGCGCCGCGGGCGTTGTTCTCGCTCACCCACACGCTGTAGGCCGCCTGGCTGAAGGCCGGCGCGTTGTCGTTCACGTCCGACACCTGCACGGCGATCGTCGTGGCGGACCACAGCGGCGGCGCCCCGCGGTCCCGGGCCGTGACCGTCACGTTGTAATCCGCCACCTGCTCCCGGTCCAGGTCCCTGGCCGTCACCAGGCTGTAGTAGTTGTCCACGGATTTCTGCAGCCGGAAGGGGACGTGGTCCGGGATGGTGCATGTGACGGCGCCGTTCTCTCCGGCGTCCTGGTCCTGCACGATCAAGAGGGCGATCACGGTTCCCGGCGGGGAGTCCTCGGGGACGGAGGTGAGCAGGGAGGTGATCCTGATCTCGGGGACGTTGTCGTTCACGTCGCTGACAGAGATCACGACCTTCGACCTGTCGAAGAGGCCTCCGCCGTCGTGCGCTTGCACCTCCATTTCGTACAAGGAGGCCTCCTCGAAGTCCAGGACCCTCACAACCATGACATCCCCCGTCCTGGAGTCCAGGTGGAAGACTTTGGACGctttctctgttatttttctgaagGAGTATTTTAATTCTTTGTTAACGCCTTCGTCCAGATCCGTGGCTTGAACTGTCAGTATCGTGGAATCCCTCGGAACATTTTCGGAAACATCCACTCTGTAGACAGGCTGACTAAAAACCGGCGCGTTGTCGTTTGCATCGAGAACGATAATTCTGATATGTGCGGTGCCGGAGCGGACCGGATCTCCGCCGTCAGTGGCGGTGAGGACGAGGTCGTGAGTCGCCTGTTCTTCCCGGTCTAGAGCGCTTTCCAGCACCAGTTCTGCGTATTTATCTCCGTCAGATCCAGCCTGTACAGCTAAAGAGAAATGTTTATCATTGTTGAGCCGGTAGGTCTGAAGAGAATTAATCCCCAAATCTGGATCGTGAGCCTCATGAAGGGGAAACCGGGATCTCGGTGCTGTTGTCTCACTAACTTGAAACTCCAACTCCTCTTCCTGAAAGTTGGGAGCGTTGTCGTTTATGTCTCTGATTTCGACTTCCACTCCATACATCTTCATTTCATGCTCCACTATAACCTCGCAGTTCAGCAGACACTTCTCAGCCCGGCCgcacagctgctccctgtctAGCCGCTCCGCCGTGATTAAATGGCCGCTCTTTACATTCAAAGCGAAATACTGCGTCCTACCTCTGGAAATCACGCGCACGCCGCGCTCTGACAGCGCCTTGGCCTCCAGTCCCAGGTCCTGCGCGATGTTCCCCACGAAAGAGCCTTTCTGCATTTCCTCGGGGATCGAGTAGCGAATCTGCCCGGCCGCAGCGGCCCCGCACACGGCCAGCACCACGCAGCACAGCACGGCTCGCCCTGCGCAGCGCCGCAGCCCTTGTGCTCCGGAACTGGCCATGGCGATCCGGAGGATCCAGTGCCTCTCCGCCGCCGAGCGCTGCTGCTTGGAGATGATCTTGTCCGATGGTTTCTGACAATATCAGGTGCTAATTTTTCAGCCGATTTTCGCGAATAGCTTGCACCGAGAGTCAGTCCTGAGCAAGTGAAAGTCTGAGCTCTCTGTGCTCCGAGCTGTGCGGGGCGGTGCTGGGCTGGCTGGATCTCTCGGCGCTTTTCTCTCCCTGATTGGTGAACAGCGGCGCTCAGAGTCTTAACCAATAACTGCAGCAGCTCCGGGATGAAATTTTAGACCCATATTGGTCATTGATTTTTCTAATTGTAAGTACGTCTCCTTCAGCTTTTCCTGGCATGTATGAGTTTTATATGTATGCCAGAGGAGTGAAGTACACTGCTGGGGTAATACGTAACCCCTTGTTTTGTTTAAGTAACTCTTCTATTTTTATGAAGGTTAATGAGCAGTccagagcagcggggctggatccagtgatctcaccaggtcccttccagccctaaacttctgtgaattctGTGTATCTCTGAAGTACAGGCATCTAATGGTTCGTATATGTAACATACAATCAAGACTCTTCTATAACTGGTGCAGGTGTTGTTATGTGTTTGCATCCAGGAGTCCATCTGAGCCTGCTTTTTAAATGCTATGTTGTAACAtcggcagacaagattccttgggtgaatttgatatcttttattagaccaacccaaatagttggagaatagttattaagcaagctttcgagttcaaaaacccttcctcaggctaaggaagtttcagcagttggtgtgtgctcttcctggatggaatgaaaagtaaagaagccaggggctgggctggagagtcagttgccaggcagattataatgtatcaaaaatccaatgtctatgtttagtccatgatctctagtatccaggaggttgatgaaatggagctcataggctcgtctctgggaagtgctgtgtaagtttcccttgaggatcaggactgagagattggagagtgagtggccctcctgtgagacatgtgcccccaccggtaattgggtatttctgtctttgatagatttccggtgtgcattcattctggtgcgcagttgttgtttgctctctcctacgtattttccatcagggcatttggtgcattgggtgagatatattacatttctggaggtgcagctgtaagatccaggaaggCTTatagctctgttgtggggtgtagtaatagtgggggtggtggagatgtgttggcatgttttgcatttcttgtcatggcacagtctggatccttttggtgtgttctgggcttgaggaaatttgcttctggtgatgcttgtttgaaggctaggatgggtggctctgggaagatcttttaaaGATGTAACATCCTCTTTTATCAGCTCTACTCCTGTTTAGTAAGTCTGTAGCACGAAGTAACATTCTGTCTACATTTCAATGTGTCTGACTTGGTGAAATCTGTCACTAATTCATAATATTCCTTACCAGGTCAATGGATAAGATAGTAACAAAGGAAGATATATTGGTGTTATCTAGTATCAGGTGCTGACAAATTGACAAATTGATAAATTGACAAATTGACAAATAACGTGTATTCTGTATATTTTCCATTTACCATCACTTTTATAGCATACAGTAAAATAGGAGGAAATATGTGATGCATGCAGATAACTGAAAGCTTCATTGATTTCAGTCAGACTATGAGAGTCTCCAATACaaagatgaaaacaaaaaaagtgagAAATAGAATTCGAAAAGTGAAAGGAAACTGCATCTTAGGTGTGAACAGATTCAAAGAGGCTTTGAGCACAGCAAGAGCAAGGTAGTTTTTGACAAACTGAAAAAGATAAGCAAGATGTATCAGGCAAGAACAATTGCAATAGAAGGCAAAAATGGTGGCTTGCTTACTGAAAACAGTAATACAGCAATACACAAAAGATGGGTGGAATATGCAAAAGAACTGCATAATCACAATATCAAAAGAGATCTGGAAGTAGTAACGGAACTAGAGAAAGGACGACCTAGAAGTATAAAAGAAGATGATAGCAGCTTAGACATCACAAGAGAAGAGTAGATAGACAAAGCTTGCAGAAGCATGAAAAATGGAAAAGCCACTGACCTGGACAATATACCTGTAGAACTATTAAAAACCAGAAACAAGACAATTAAAATACTGTACAAAATCTGCAGTATGTTATAGAAAAGAAAAACCTCACCAATAGAGTGGACAAAATCAGTAATTATCCCTGTCCCAAAGAAGGGGAATCTACACCAGTGTACTAACTACTGTACCACTGGGCTCATTAGTCATCCAGGTAAGGTGCTTCTTAGAATAATACTAAATAGGCTCAAGGCACAAATAGAGACTGTATTAGCAGATGAACAACCTGGCTTGGGACTCGGAAGGAGCACCACCAAATAGATCTTCAACCTACAAATTATGTGTGAAAAGTACCCTGCCCACCAAAAAAACTCCATCATAATTTCTTAGattttcaaaaaagcttttgacaaggtgcAGTGAAAAGCACATTGTCTGCCAATGAATAAGCATAACATCAGTCCCAGATTGATGTGTCTTACTGTATAGAAGAACTCTAGAACAATAcaaatcatagaaccatagaaattaagggcttggaagggatcttgaaagatcatcaagtccaccgCCCTCCTCGGGCCCCCCCTCcggggcaggaatactgctgacaTCAAATGCTTCCAGAACGGTGTCTGTCtattctccttttgaagacttccaAAGTTGGGGACTCCACCGTCTCccttggaagtctattccaggttgtggtcacccttaccataaagaagttcttccttacatccagcctgaaaccatcctctaacagtttatagccattgcttcttgtct encodes the following:
- the LOC132243387 gene encoding protocadherin gamma-A7-like, producing MASSGAQGLRRCAGRAVLCCVVLAVCGAAAAGQIRYSIPEEMQKGSFVGNIAQDLGLEAKALSERGVRVISRGRTQYFALNVKSGHLITAERLDREQLCGRAEKCLLNCEVIVEHEMKMYGVEVEIRDINDNAPNFQEEELEFQVSETTAPRSRFPLHEAHDPDLGINSLQTYRLNNDKHFSLAVQAGSDGDKYAELVLESALDREEQATHDLVLTATDGGDPVRSGTAHIRIIVLDANDNAPVFSQPVYRVDVSENVPRDSTILTVQATDLDEGVNKELKYSFRKITEKASKVFHLDSRTGDVMVVRVLDFEEASLYEMEVQAHDGGGLFDRSKVVISVSDVNDNVPEIRITSLLTSVPEDSPPGTVIALLIVQDQDAGENGAVTCTIPDHVPFRLQKSVDNYYSLVTARDLDREQVADYNVTVTARDRGAPPLWSATTIAVQVSDVNDNAPAFSQAAYSVWVSENNARGASVFCARAADADWGDNARVTYWLAEGELQGAPLSSWLSVQAESGAVHALRALDYEQVREIRFAVEARDGGSPPLRSSASVTLLVLDQNDNRPEILYPAAPRDGSTGVELAPRSAEPGYLVTKVVAVDADAGQNAWLSYELLKASEPGLFALGVHTGEIRTARALGDRDALKHRLVVGVRDNGQPPLSASVTLTVAVADSIPELLADLGSLAAPAAEAQASLTLYLVVAVAAVSCLFLAFLIVLLGLRLRRWRQAQLLGSAGGALAGVPVSHFAGIDGVRAFLHSYSQDVSLTAGSRKSQWSFGPPSSAGTLARPPAGQGKEPAPVVEDSNMCEADQAALQVSRRFCTL